In a single window of the Gossypium hirsutum isolate 1008001.06 chromosome A13, Gossypium_hirsutum_v2.1, whole genome shotgun sequence genome:
- the LOC107922580 gene encoding 5-amino-6-(5-phospho-D-ribitylamino)uracil phosphatase, chloroplastic isoform X2, with protein sequence MVMVESIATTSLLGHRPLCGRFSARDVSCKQKSLSNCLSPFKEFIGKTIVVPPSPRLRVERLVNSSIKALAMELTKEVYAYEGKAPRNWSYLLDTSVEQKPRLWSPENRADNPSLHNPLLRQERMGCGWLGALFEWEGVIVEDNPQLEKQAWLALAEEEGKSPPPAFILRRIEGMKNEQAISEVLCWSRDPAQLRRMAARREEVYQALQGGIYRLRNGSQEFLHALTRYKIPMALVSTRPRKVLETAIRPIGMEGFFSVIVAAEDVYRGKPDPEMFVYAAQLLKFIPERCIVFGNSNQTVEAAHDAWMKCVTIASKHPVYELGAADLVVNHLDELSIVDLKNLADIELAEFGSREPESELEIEEEESRPSTSIAIDDIFW encoded by the exons ATGGTGATGGTAGAGTCGATTGCAACAACTTCACTTCTTGGACACCGCCCTTTATGTGGAAGATTTTCCGCTAGGGATGTCTCCTGCAAACAAAAATCTTTGAGTAACTGCCTGTCTCCTTTCAAAGAATTTATTGGCAAAACGATCGTTGTTCCTCCTTCGCCAAGATTGAGAGTGGAAAGGTTAGTTAATTCATCCATCAAGGCGCTTGCAATGGAGCTGACAAAAGAGGTTTATGCATATGAAGGAAAAGCACCAAGAAACTGGAGTTATCTGCTTGATACTAGTGTAGAGCAAAAGCCTCGCTTATGGTCGCCGGAGAATAGAGCTGATAATCCTTCTTTACACAATCCCTTGCTTCGACAAGAAAGGATGGGCTGTGGTTGGTTAGGCGCTTTATTTGAATGGGAAGGAGTTATAGTTGAAGATAATCCTCAGCTTGAGAAGCAAGCCTGGCTGGCTCTTGCTGAGGAAGAAGGAAAATCTCCTCCCCCTGCCTTTATCCTCAGAAGAATAGAAGGGATGAAAAATGAGCAAGCAATTTCGGAAGTTTTGTGCTGGTCAAGAGATCCAGCACAATTGAGAAGAATGGCTGCAAGGAGGGAAGAAGTTTACCAAGCTCTGCAAGGTGGGATATATAGATTACGTAATGGTTCCCAAGAGTTTCTACATGCCTTGACACGTTACAAGATACCAATGGCATTGGTATCTACCCGGCCAAGAAAAGTTCTTGAGACTGCCATTCGACCCATTGGGATGGAAGGGTTCTTCAGCGTCATTGTTGCGGCAGAAGATGTTTACCGGGGAAAACCAGATCCTGAAATGTTTGTTTATGCTGCACAGCTTCTGAAATTTATACCTGAGCGCTGCATTGTGTTTGGGAACTCTAATCAGACAGTTGAAGCTGCTCATGATGCATGGATGAAGTGTGTGACGATTGCTAGCAAGCATCCAGTATATGAGCTTGGGGCTGCAGACTTGGTGGTGAACCATTTAGATGAGCTCTCAATTGTTGACCTGAAGAACCTTGCTGATATAGAGTTGGCTGAATTTGGTTCCAGGGAGCCTGAGTCAGAGTTGGAGATAGAGGAAGAAGAGTCTCGGCCATCTACCTCAATAGCAATAGATGATATTTTCTG GTGA
- the LOC107922580 gene encoding 5-amino-6-(5-phospho-D-ribitylamino)uracil phosphatase, chloroplastic isoform X1 produces MVMVESIATTSLLGHRPLCGRFSARDVSCKQKSLSNCLSPFKEFIGKTIVVPPSPRLRVERLVNSSIKALAMELTKEVYAYEGKAPRNWSYLLDTSVEQKPRLWSPENRADNPSLHNPLLRQERMGCGWLGALFEWEGVIVEDNPQLEKQAWLALAEEEGKSPPPAFILRRIEGMKNEQAISEVLCWSRDPAQLRRMAARREEVYQALQGGIYRLRNGSQEFLHALTRYKIPMALVSTRPRKVLETAIRPIGMEGFFSVIVAAEDVYRGKPDPEMFVYAAQLLKFIPERCIVFGNSNQTVEAAHDAWMKCVTIASKHPVYELGAADLVVNHLDELSIVDLKNLADIELAEFGSREPESELEIEEEESRPSTSIAIDDIFW; encoded by the coding sequence ATGGTGATGGTAGAGTCGATTGCAACAACTTCACTTCTTGGACACCGCCCTTTATGTGGAAGATTTTCCGCTAGGGATGTCTCCTGCAAACAAAAATCTTTGAGTAACTGCCTGTCTCCTTTCAAAGAATTTATTGGCAAAACGATCGTTGTTCCTCCTTCGCCAAGATTGAGAGTGGAAAGGTTAGTTAATTCATCCATCAAGGCGCTTGCAATGGAGCTGACAAAAGAGGTTTATGCATATGAAGGAAAAGCACCAAGAAACTGGAGTTATCTGCTTGATACTAGTGTAGAGCAAAAGCCTCGCTTATGGTCGCCGGAGAATAGAGCTGATAATCCTTCTTTACACAATCCCTTGCTTCGACAAGAAAGGATGGGCTGTGGTTGGTTAGGCGCTTTATTTGAATGGGAAGGAGTTATAGTTGAAGATAATCCTCAGCTTGAGAAGCAAGCCTGGCTGGCTCTTGCTGAGGAAGAAGGAAAATCTCCTCCCCCTGCCTTTATCCTCAGAAGAATAGAAGGGATGAAAAATGAGCAAGCAATTTCGGAAGTTTTGTGCTGGTCAAGAGATCCAGCACAATTGAGAAGAATGGCTGCAAGGAGGGAAGAAGTTTACCAAGCTCTGCAAGGTGGGATATATAGATTACGTAATGGTTCCCAAGAGTTTCTACATGCCTTGACACGTTACAAGATACCAATGGCATTGGTATCTACCCGGCCAAGAAAAGTTCTTGAGACTGCCATTCGACCCATTGGGATGGAAGGGTTCTTCAGCGTCATTGTTGCGGCAGAAGATGTTTACCGGGGAAAACCAGATCCTGAAATGTTTGTTTATGCTGCACAGCTTCTGAAATTTATACCTGAGCGCTGCATTGTGTTTGGGAACTCTAATCAGACAGTTGAAGCTGCTCATGATGCATGGATGAAGTGTGTGACGATTGCTAGCAAGCATCCAGTATATGAGCTTGGGGCTGCAGACTTGGTGGTGAACCATTTAGATGAGCTCTCAATTGTTGACCTGAAGAACCTTGCTGATATAGAGTTGGCTGAATTTGGTTCCAGGGAGCCTGAGTCAGAGTTGGAGATAGAGGAAGAAGAGTCTCGGCCATCTACCTCAATAGCAATAGATGATATTTTCTGGTAA